The proteins below are encoded in one region of Chryseobacterium wanjuense:
- a CDS encoding non-ribosomal peptide synthetase family protein, which yields MSNTLSTQALSSGAIVSLSPEDRAKLLTDFNKTGWDYPEAETLVSLFQKQVKRFPENTAAVFQNQQISYQELDERSNQIANVLLAQGIKEGMYVPVWLDRSLEWVAAILGVLKTGAAYVPIDPAYPAKRVEFILSDTSAKVLITNSLLAGTLTRKENTGFFIVDTMEDLSDLAADPKDITIHQEALAYTIYTSGSTGNPKGVMISHHSIQHLVTWHNEYFHVDHTSKLSLVAGLAFDISVWETWSALTSGATIFIADNEERTEASALVNYYRNNKITHGFVPTVLAPAVVEKTKSYNDLDLKYLFTAGEKLKPVLTSELSYELVDYYGPTECTVYATFKKVKDINGQYISSIGKPIANAQAYILSENLELLPVGATGELYIGGNLLAKGYLNNEELTNTKFISNPFKEKEKIYRTGDLARWTPEGDIEFLGRIDNQVKIRGFRVELGEIERALAKINDVKEVSVITKDNHGGNKYLVAFIVLNDGAEKNVSFIRTQLKEELPGYMIPAQIIFIDKIPLTANGKTDGNLLKEIADKEAKDLVSHEPPTNETERIIADIWAEELERPVINITDNFFDIGGNSLLVAIAAVSLQEKLGVKVYIRDVYQYPVLRDFANTLIARAKAEREAIPVEDVEPYVELQNDVYLNPGTVFEGTFDPKQLENPKSIFLTGVTGFVGIHLLQELLDTTDADIYCLVRAQDEFHALEKISKCYQQFNVPRKTEQTSRIIPVIGDLALPSLGFSDEKFKELAGTLDLIYHSGSSVNFIEPYSYMKAPNVEGLREIIRLAGAKKTKCLALLSTISVYSWGHIFTGKTVMLESDDIEQNIISVSKDIGYVRSKYVMEAIADLAAKEGLPLITYRLGYAMCHSKTGASAPYQWWSGLVKNCIEFKSYPMLTELREGLITVDYMTKSMAHITKNKEAIGKKFNLIARPETNLTLENFFGLIKKYYPFVLEGLSYKDWRKQWENDSKNRLYPLTSLFKDNMHEGLSTVELYQNTYVWDCSNVIQFLEGSGIEEPVFDKSLLDSYLNYLGIPIS from the coding sequence ATGTCAAACACATTGTCAACACAGGCACTTTCAAGCGGTGCAATTGTTTCATTGTCTCCTGAAGACAGAGCAAAACTTTTAACTGATTTCAACAAAACAGGTTGGGATTATCCGGAAGCAGAAACGTTGGTTTCTCTTTTCCAGAAACAAGTAAAACGCTTTCCGGAAAATACTGCCGCAGTATTTCAGAATCAGCAAATTAGTTATCAGGAACTGGACGAAAGAAGTAACCAGATTGCGAATGTACTTTTAGCCCAGGGAATCAAAGAAGGAATGTATGTTCCCGTCTGGCTCGACCGCTCGCTGGAATGGGTTGCTGCAATACTTGGGGTTCTTAAAACCGGCGCAGCGTATGTTCCCATTGATCCTGCATATCCTGCAAAAAGAGTAGAGTTTATACTTTCCGATACTTCCGCAAAAGTATTGATTACCAATAGTTTGTTGGCCGGAACTTTAACTAGAAAGGAAAACACAGGATTTTTTATTGTAGACACAATGGAAGACCTTTCAGACCTTGCTGCAGATCCTAAGGATATTACGATTCATCAGGAAGCTTTGGCTTATACGATTTACACTTCCGGATCTACAGGAAATCCGAAAGGAGTGATGATTTCGCATCACAGCATCCAGCATTTGGTAACGTGGCACAACGAATATTTTCATGTTGATCATACTTCAAAATTGAGCCTTGTTGCAGGATTGGCTTTTGATATTTCGGTTTGGGAAACCTGGTCTGCGCTTACTTCCGGAGCCACAATTTTTATCGCAGACAATGAAGAACGGACAGAAGCTTCCGCGTTGGTCAATTATTACCGGAATAATAAAATTACACATGGTTTTGTACCTACTGTTCTTGCTCCTGCTGTTGTAGAAAAGACCAAGAGTTACAATGATTTAGATTTAAAATATCTTTTCACGGCAGGTGAAAAACTGAAACCCGTTTTAACATCAGAGTTGAGCTATGAATTGGTAGATTATTATGGGCCGACAGAATGTACCGTTTACGCAACCTTCAAAAAAGTGAAGGATATCAACGGACAATATATCTCGTCGATCGGAAAACCAATCGCCAATGCCCAGGCTTATATTTTAAGTGAAAATTTAGAATTATTACCTGTTGGAGCTACGGGAGAGCTGTATATCGGAGGAAATTTACTGGCAAAAGGGTATCTTAATAATGAAGAATTAACGAATACAAAATTCATTTCCAATCCATTTAAGGAAAAAGAAAAAATATACCGTACCGGAGATTTGGCAAGATGGACGCCGGAAGGAGATATTGAGTTTTTGGGGAGAATTGATAATCAGGTGAAAATTCGCGGATTCCGAGTTGAATTAGGCGAAATAGAGCGTGCTTTAGCAAAAATTAATGATGTAAAAGAAGTTTCTGTCATCACAAAAGACAACCATGGAGGAAATAAATATCTGGTGGCTTTTATTGTGTTAAACGATGGTGCTGAAAAAAATGTTTCCTTCATAAGAACTCAATTAAAGGAAGAATTGCCGGGATATATGATTCCTGCACAGATCATCTTTATTGATAAAATTCCATTGACAGCAAACGGAAAAACGGATGGTAATTTATTAAAAGAAATCGCCGACAAAGAAGCAAAAGATTTGGTCTCTCACGAGCCGCCAACCAATGAAACCGAAAGAATCATTGCCGATATTTGGGCAGAAGAGCTGGAACGTCCTGTCATCAATATTACCGATAATTTCTTCGATATTGGAGGGAATTCTCTTTTGGTGGCGATTGCTGCCGTGTCTTTACAGGAAAAACTGGGTGTAAAAGTTTATATCCGTGATGTATATCAGTATCCTGTTTTGAGGGATTTTGCCAATACTTTAATTGCCAGAGCTAAAGCGGAAAGGGAAGCGATTCCCGTAGAAGATGTGGAGCCGTATGTTGAATTGCAAAATGATGTATATCTCAATCCCGGAACTGTTTTTGAAGGAACTTTTGATCCGAAACAATTGGAAAATCCGAAATCCATATTCTTAACCGGAGTTACCGGATTTGTGGGAATTCATTTGCTGCAGGAGCTTTTAGATACAACCGACGCAGATATTTATTGTCTGGTAAGAGCTCAGGATGAATTTCACGCACTGGAAAAAATCAGCAAATGTTATCAGCAGTTTAATGTTCCAAGAAAAACGGAGCAAACCTCAAGAATTATTCCTGTAATTGGTGATCTTGCATTGCCATCATTAGGTTTTTCAGATGAAAAATTTAAAGAATTGGCGGGAACATTGGATCTTATTTATCACTCCGGAAGTTCCGTGAATTTTATTGAACCTTACTCTTACATGAAAGCCCCAAATGTAGAAGGTTTAAGAGAAATCATCCGTCTTGCAGGAGCGAAAAAAACAAAATGTCTGGCTTTACTATCAACAATTTCGGTATATAGTTGGGGACACATTTTTACAGGAAAAACTGTCATGCTGGAAAGTGATGATATCGAACAAAATATCATTTCGGTAAGCAAAGACATTGGATATGTTCGAAGCAAATATGTGATGGAAGCTATTGCAGACCTTGCGGCGAAAGAAGGGCTGCCCTTAATTACTTACCGCCTCGGTTATGCTATGTGTCACAGTAAAACCGGAGCCAGCGCACCTTATCAGTGGTGGTCGGGCTTGGTGAAAAACTGTATTGAGTTTAAATCATATCCGATGCTTACAGAGCTTAGGGAAGGATTAATTACGGTTGATTATATGACCAAATCCATGGCTCATATCACAAAAAATAAAGAAGCCATCGGGAAAAAATTCAATCTGATTGCAAGACCGGAAACGAATCTGACGTTAGAAAATTTCTTTGGTTTGATTAAAAAATATTACCCATTTGTTTTGGAAGGGCTTTCCTACAAAGACTGGAGAAAGCAATGGGAAAATGACAGTAAAAACCGCCTGTATCCACTGACAAGTTTGTTTAAAGACAATATGCACGAAGGGTTATCGACGGTTGAGTTATATCAAAACACTTATGTCTGGGATTGTTCCAACGTGATTCAATTCCTTGAAGGATCAGGAATTGAAGAGCCTGTTTTTGATAAATCCTTACTGGATTCTTATCTGAATTATTTAGGAATTCCTATTTCATAA
- a CDS encoding spondin domain-containing protein gives MKKNLFKITAITAGIFATFSLSSCDDRDNMMENLSQQRTITFENVVVPKDFVQSGRFQGAGTPIIAPGQSVTIKFSAGKAQSLMFATMYGASKDWFFAFKQPGIKLFDNNGNAITGDVSSEVLLWDNGTKNNATGQAENNPIAQVPGVNASQLMKLDLAFDDASSEFTLTITNTSGGTANETPFSPGVWAVSNYNGSQLLNPAPFFTPNALSNPEITDIAQMGNTDKMVTKLNANTGIMTGLSPALVVVYRGEKNPIYELGQLDAGKGLKEISQSGDVSKLQNSLQSLPNVKGVYVAGNAPVSPGQKISTSFEANSEDKIAYVTMFGFSNDWFFANEEVINTNTIGDISTKTSLFDSGTGVNQYPGAGNHQALFGGMPQPENIVISKVGNEYPVPPVQNVIKVTIN, from the coding sequence TTCTCTTTCTTCTTGTGATGACCGGGACAATATGATGGAAAATCTATCACAGCAAAGAACCATCACGTTTGAAAATGTAGTTGTTCCGAAAGATTTTGTTCAAAGCGGACGTTTTCAGGGAGCTGGAACTCCTATTATTGCTCCGGGACAATCTGTTACTATTAAATTCAGTGCAGGAAAAGCACAATCTTTAATGTTTGCCACGATGTATGGTGCTTCAAAAGACTGGTTTTTCGCTTTTAAGCAACCTGGAATTAAGTTATTTGACAACAACGGAAACGCCATTACGGGAGATGTATCTTCAGAAGTTCTTTTATGGGATAATGGAACGAAAAACAATGCTACAGGACAGGCAGAAAACAATCCTATCGCTCAGGTTCCGGGTGTAAATGCATCTCAGCTCATGAAATTAGATCTTGCTTTCGATGATGCATCTTCAGAATTCACCTTGACAATCACCAACACTTCCGGAGGTACAGCCAACGAAACGCCTTTTTCTCCAGGAGTTTGGGCCGTTTCCAACTATAACGGGTCACAATTGTTGAATCCTGCCCCGTTTTTTACTCCAAATGCTTTATCAAATCCTGAAATCACAGACATTGCACAGATGGGGAATACCGATAAAATGGTGACAAAACTGAATGCTAATACCGGAATTATGACCGGACTTTCACCAGCATTGGTAGTTGTTTATCGTGGTGAAAAAAATCCAATCTACGAATTGGGACAACTGGATGCAGGTAAAGGACTGAAAGAAATTTCTCAGTCTGGAGACGTTTCAAAACTCCAGAACAGCTTACAATCTCTTCCGAATGTAAAAGGAGTTTATGTTGCCGGAAATGCGCCTGTATCTCCGGGACAGAAGATTTCAACGAGTTTCGAAGCAAATTCAGAAGATAAAATTGCATATGTTACGATGTTTGGGTTTTCGAATGATTGGTTTTTTGCCAATGAAGAAGTGATCAATACGAACACTATAGGAGATATCAGTACAAAAACATCCTTATTCGATTCTGGAACGGGCGTTAATCAATATCCGGGAGCTGGAAATCATCAGGCTCTATTCGGAGGAATGCCACAGCCTGAAAATATTGTTATTTCAAAAGTAGGAAATGAGTATCCTGTTCCACCAGTTCAAAATGTTATCAAAGTAACTATCAATTAA
- a CDS encoding DUF4840 domain-containing protein, with the protein MKKLTVLKSLVVAMIVFLGFSLTSCNDERYEPIPVKLSDVDGSYKARLVTSQGNKFNEKIIEFQAKDTIITFKDFPVREIVKTIITDPVKADTALAHIGKVEYKLEYTSKINASQNLVELTFEPKTLALQIPVDGVTKNAVVKLAAKQKGFFVGYDWSLRFGLEAEKITVDGVELTPYQTIKYDVPISVKN; encoded by the coding sequence ATGAAGAAATTAACAGTACTTAAATCTCTGGTAGTTGCAATGATTGTGTTTTTAGGATTTTCTTTAACGTCCTGCAACGACGAAAGATACGAGCCGATCCCAGTAAAGCTGAGTGATGTGGACGGAAGTTATAAAGCGAGATTGGTAACATCACAGGGAAACAAATTCAATGAAAAGATTATTGAGTTTCAGGCAAAAGATACGATTATCACTTTTAAGGATTTTCCTGTAAGAGAGATTGTAAAAACGATAATAACGGATCCGGTAAAGGCAGATACAGCTCTGGCACACATCGGGAAAGTTGAATATAAATTAGAGTATACATCAAAAATAAACGCCAGTCAAAACTTAGTGGAACTTACGTTTGAGCCCAAAACTTTAGCCCTTCAGATTCCTGTAGACGGAGTCACAAAAAATGCGGTGGTAAAGTTGGCGGCAAAGCAAAAAGGATTCTTTGTAGGATACGACTGGTCTTTGAGATTTGGATTGGAAGCTGAGAAAATAACCGTTGATGGAGTAGAGTTAACCCCTTATCAGACAATTAAGTATGATGTCCCAATTAGTGTTAAAAATTAA
- a CDS encoding YifB family Mg chelatase-like AAA ATPase, whose amino-acid sequence MLIKVFGSAIHGVAAQTITIEVNVDTGGIGYHLVGLADSAIKESSYRISAALKNVGYKIPGKKITINMAPADLRKEGAAYDLSIAIGILAASDQILAENIQDYIIMGELSLDGTLQPIRGVLPIAIQAREEGFKGIILPKQNTREAAIVNNLEVYEAENIKEVIDFFNEGKPLHRVTIDTRKEFQEKVNDFPFDFSEVKGQETAKRAMEVAAAGGHNIILIGPPGSGKTMLAKRVPSILPPLSLKEALETTKIHSVAGKMGAVTSLMTVRPFRAPHHTISDVALVGGGGYPQPGEISLAHNGVLFLDEMPEFKRTVLEVMRQPLEDREVTISRARFTVNYPASFMLVASMNPSPSGFFPDDPNNTSTTYEMQRYMNKLSGPLLDRIDIHIEVQKVEFEQLAEKRKGEKSEEIRKRVLIAREIQRERYKDLKISYNAQIGPREIEKFCELDEVSFNLIKLAMEKLNLSARAYDRILKVARTIADLEESENILSQHVSEAIQYRSLDREFWNA is encoded by the coding sequence ATGCTGATTAAAGTTTTTGGAAGCGCAATTCACGGAGTTGCAGCACAAACCATTACCATTGAAGTAAATGTAGATACCGGAGGAATAGGATATCATCTTGTAGGACTTGCCGATAGTGCCATCAAAGAAAGCAGCTACAGAATTTCCGCTGCGTTGAAAAATGTCGGATACAAAATTCCCGGAAAGAAAATCACGATCAATATGGCTCCTGCAGACCTTAGGAAAGAGGGTGCTGCCTATGATTTGAGTATTGCGATTGGTATTCTGGCAGCTTCAGATCAGATTCTTGCGGAAAATATTCAGGATTATATTATTATGGGTGAACTTTCTCTGGACGGGACTTTGCAGCCTATCCGCGGTGTTTTGCCGATTGCCATTCAGGCTCGGGAAGAAGGTTTTAAAGGAATTATTTTACCCAAACAAAATACACGCGAAGCAGCTATTGTTAACAATCTTGAAGTCTACGAAGCAGAAAATATTAAAGAAGTTATCGACTTTTTTAATGAAGGAAAACCGCTTCACAGAGTTACCATAGACACCAGAAAAGAATTCCAGGAAAAAGTAAATGATTTTCCCTTCGATTTTTCTGAAGTTAAAGGCCAGGAAACCGCAAAAAGAGCGATGGAAGTCGCAGCAGCAGGTGGACACAATATCATTTTGATCGGACCTCCCGGAAGCGGAAAAACGATGCTGGCGAAAAGGGTTCCAAGCATTTTACCCCCATTGAGTTTAAAAGAAGCTTTGGAAACCACAAAAATTCATTCCGTAGCCGGAAAAATGGGAGCCGTAACTTCTTTGATGACGGTTCGGCCGTTTCGCGCACCTCATCACACGATTTCGGACGTCGCACTCGTCGGTGGTGGGGGCTATCCTCAACCCGGCGAAATTTCCTTAGCGCATAATGGAGTGTTATTTTTAGATGAAATGCCCGAATTTAAAAGGACGGTTTTGGAAGTCATGCGGCAGCCGTTGGAAGACCGCGAAGTGACGATTTCAAGAGCCAGGTTTACGGTAAATTATCCTGCAAGCTTTATGCTGGTTGCCTCTATGAATCCCAGTCCGAGCGGGTTTTTCCCGGATGACCCGAATAATACGTCGACGACTTACGAAATGCAGCGGTATATGAATAAACTTTCGGGACCGCTTTTAGATCGGATTGATATTCATATTGAAGTTCAGAAAGTTGAATTTGAACAGCTTGCAGAAAAAAGAAAAGGCGAGAAAAGCGAAGAAATCCGAAAACGGGTTCTGATAGCCCGCGAGATTCAACGGGAGCGATATAAAGATTTAAAAATCAGTTACAACGCTCAAATTGGGCCAAGAGAAATCGAAAAATTTTGCGAACTGGATGAAGTGTCTTTCAATCTGATCAAATTGGCGATGGAAAAACTCAATCTCTCCGCGAGAGCTTATGACAGAATTTTAAAGGTAGCAAGAACCATTGCCGATCTCGAAGAATCTGAAAATATCTTGTCACAGCACGTTTCAGAGGCAATACAATACAGAAGCCTTGATAGGGAATTTTGGAATGCTTGA
- a CDS encoding tRNA-binding protein, protein MIIKPEITWADFEKIDIRCGTIISVNDFEKARNPSYQLEIDFGDLGIKKSSAQITTLYQKEELIGQQVLAVVNFPKKQIANFFSECLVLGVYSEDKKDVTLLTPSLPTKNGMPVG, encoded by the coding sequence ATGATCATAAAACCCGAAATCACTTGGGCAGACTTTGAAAAAATAGACATCCGATGCGGAACCATCATTTCCGTTAATGATTTTGAAAAAGCCAGGAATCCGTCTTATCAATTGGAAATAGATTTTGGGGATTTGGGCATCAAAAAATCATCCGCACAAATTACCACATTGTATCAGAAAGAAGAATTGATCGGGCAACAGGTTTTAGCGGTTGTTAATTTTCCGAAAAAACAGATCGCCAATTTTTTCAGCGAATGTCTTGTTTTGGGAGTTTACAGTGAAGACAAAAAAGATGTTACTCTTTTAACACCTTCATTGCCAACAAAAAACGGAATGCCGGTTGGATAA
- a CDS encoding T9SS type A sorting domain-containing protein, producing MKTKLIFLSLLFLSLLNLKAQCTPEITSPRLGTMFPGSVVFCNSESETLSTTQTYASYQWYKQEWYWQNPNPNPWVPIAGATSQTLTINGTDDMLYNFKVEVTQGDCTAESQSILADGYAYGLPFLMANFTPGTYEEVNGEYNVCEGASVELQDGFGGVYGLHTWFKCLPSSNPPSPTDPCIISGATGDTYTATVSGVYGFYACTEYCPSQCEMLSDIAFIKLNFGNFSFCNLATGETKPKENTLSLYPNPTTQLLYIGKESDKKYPEVSIIDMSGKLVQQKRDHKFSEPIDVSSLVPGTYMVVSKSADGKVYKNKFIKK from the coding sequence ATGAAAACAAAACTAATCTTTTTAAGTCTTTTATTTTTAAGTCTTTTAAATCTAAAAGCACAATGTACCCCGGAAATCACGAGTCCGAGATTGGGAACAATGTTTCCCGGAAGTGTTGTTTTTTGTAATTCTGAAAGCGAAACACTTTCTACGACACAGACCTACGCAAGCTACCAATGGTACAAGCAGGAATGGTATTGGCAAAACCCGAATCCGAATCCTTGGGTTCCGATTGCAGGAGCAACTTCCCAGACACTGACGATCAACGGAACGGATGATATGCTGTATAATTTCAAAGTAGAAGTTACTCAAGGTGATTGTACTGCAGAAAGTCAATCGATCCTTGCAGACGGCTATGCTTACGGACTTCCGTTTTTGATGGCCAATTTCACACCGGGAACATACGAAGAAGTAAACGGTGAATATAACGTTTGCGAAGGAGCATCAGTAGAACTGCAAGACGGTTTCGGAGGCGTTTACGGATTACATACATGGTTTAAATGTCTTCCTAGCAGCAACCCGCCTTCACCAACAGATCCTTGTATCATCAGCGGAGCAACAGGTGACACTTACACAGCGACTGTATCGGGAGTGTACGGATTTTACGCTTGTACAGAATATTGCCCTAGCCAATGCGAAATGCTGAGCGATATTGCTTTCATTAAATTAAATTTCGGGAACTTCAGTTTCTGTAATTTGGCAACAGGCGAAACAAAACCTAAAGAAAATACTTTAAGTCTTTATCCAAACCCTACTACGCAGCTTTTATACATCGGAAAAGAGTCTGATAAAAAATATCCTGAAGTTTCCATCATCGATATGTCAGGAAAATTGGTACAACAAAAAAGAGATCACAAATTTTCTGAGCCGATTGACGTGAGCAGCCTTGTTCCGGGAACTTATATGGTGGTTTCTAAATCTGCAGATGGAAAAGTTTATAAAAATAAATTCATCAAAAAATAA
- a CDS encoding RNA polymerase sigma factor: protein MEESKEQILAHRLLQKEEAAWKELFGAYSGSLSYVCSRYILDKEDVHDVLQNSFIQMFRSIDSFEYRGSGSLRAWITRIVVNESLKHIKQNPDFKTVSDDFEIPDEANEEEPNFEEISQNTIMMMIRSLPDGYRTVFNLYVFEEKSHKEIAETLGIAENSSASQFHRAKALLAQKIKEYKMSKTAQYE from the coding sequence ATGGAAGAAAGTAAGGAGCAGATTTTGGCGCACCGCCTTTTACAGAAGGAAGAAGCCGCTTGGAAGGAGCTTTTCGGAGCTTATTCAGGCAGTCTGAGCTATGTCTGTTCGCGATATATTCTTGATAAGGAAGACGTGCATGATGTTTTGCAGAATAGTTTTATACAAATGTTCCGTTCTATCGATTCTTTCGAATACCGGGGAAGCGGTTCTCTGAGAGCCTGGATTACAAGAATTGTAGTGAACGAATCTTTAAAGCATATTAAGCAAAATCCTGATTTTAAAACAGTTTCCGATGATTTCGAAATTCCGGATGAAGCCAATGAAGAGGAACCGAATTTTGAAGAAATATCACAAAATACAATCATGATGATGATCCGCTCTCTTCCCGACGGCTACAGAACAGTTTTCAACCTGTATGTTTTCGAGGAAAAAAGCCATAAAGAAATTGCAGAAACGCTGGGAATTGCAGAAAATTCTTCAGCCTCACAATTTCACAGAGCAAAAGCATTGCTTGCTCAGAAAATAAAAGAATACAAAATGTCAAAAACAGCGCAATATGAGTAA
- a CDS encoding outer membrane beta-barrel protein, translating into MSNDWLNDLRRKMEDHTEEVPDGLWEDIKNELFEENDAKGVVGFNDLKAREKAVSKTNYKTFFYRAGGIAAAVAMFFVADKLIDFNGKKATSQDPTYSSDQIKANIDETISYHQKISNEKEKQAVENAVKERNELIAANSNIINVLKENVFNNILNKTKNAALDLWNNKTSENQSKNQSENILSKSNENLAQGQNKDAIEGEKTNGEEVEKYELLTKEEKEWKEKFEETKKLKLTNKSKKSWMVGILSGNASSNSTEQFPGYATLNGTTLSLPDVWGLEYGDDPLMAILIANQDKKVDAKIKHKTPITFGASVYHGLGKKWGIATGINYTKLSAELTTGTSSNFITSEQNIHYVGVPVQVNYNVIQKGAFTGYVTGGGLVEKAVSGDIKTKYIVDGVLKEETKEEISEKPVQVSVNSAVGLQLKVIKNIGIYAEPGVSYHFNDNSSLNTVYKEKPLNFNLKFGIRVLLD; encoded by the coding sequence ATGAGTAATGATTGGTTAAATGATCTGCGCCGTAAAATGGAAGATCATACGGAAGAAGTTCCGGATGGGTTGTGGGAAGATATCAAAAACGAATTATTCGAAGAGAATGATGCGAAAGGTGTTGTTGGGTTTAATGATCTTAAAGCTCGGGAAAAAGCTGTTTCAAAGACGAATTATAAGACGTTCTTTTATCGTGCGGGAGGTATTGCCGCTGCTGTTGCCATGTTTTTTGTTGCAGATAAACTAATTGATTTTAATGGAAAAAAAGCCACTTCACAAGATCCAACGTATTCATCAGACCAAATCAAGGCAAATATCGATGAAACTATTTCTTATCATCAGAAAATATCAAATGAAAAAGAGAAACAGGCTGTTGAGAATGCTGTTAAAGAAAGAAATGAATTAATTGCAGCTAATTCAAATATAATTAATGTTTTAAAAGAAAATGTTTTTAATAATATTTTAAACAAAACAAAAAATGCAGCCCTTGATCTTTGGAATAATAAAACTTCTGAAAACCAAAGTAAAAATCAGTCTGAAAATATATTGAGCAAGAGTAATGAAAATCTGGCTCAGGGACAAAACAAGGATGCCATTGAAGGAGAGAAAACCAATGGAGAGGAGGTAGAGAAATACGAGCTTCTGACGAAGGAAGAAAAAGAGTGGAAAGAAAAATTTGAAGAAACAAAGAAATTGAAGCTAACGAACAAATCTAAAAAATCCTGGATGGTGGGTATTCTTTCAGGAAATGCTTCTTCAAACTCAACAGAACAGTTTCCGGGGTATGCTACTTTAAACGGAACGACACTCAGCCTTCCCGATGTATGGGGCTTGGAATATGGAGATGATCCTTTAATGGCGATCCTTATTGCAAACCAGGATAAAAAAGTAGACGCCAAGATCAAACATAAGACACCGATTACCTTCGGAGCTTCTGTTTATCATGGGTTAGGAAAAAAATGGGGAATCGCGACGGGTATAAATTACACCAAACTTTCCGCAGAACTTACCACCGGAACCAGCTCGAATTTTATCACCAGCGAGCAGAATATTCATTACGTTGGAGTTCCTGTTCAGGTTAATTATAACGTGATTCAAAAGGGAGCTTTCACAGGCTATGTTACAGGTGGCGGATTGGTAGAAAAGGCCGTTTCGGGTGATATTAAAACCAAATATATCGTCGACGGGGTCTTGAAGGAAGAAACTAAGGAAGAAATCAGTGAAAAACCGGTTCAGGTTTCTGTAAACAGTGCTGTCGGATTACAGCTGAAAGTGATTAAAAACATAGGAATCTATGCGGAACCGGGAGTCAGCTATCATTTCAACGACAACAGTTCGCTGAATACCGTGTACAAAGAAAAACCTCTGAATTTCAATTTGAAATTCGGGATCAGAGTGTTGCTTGATTAA
- a CDS encoding thioredoxin family protein — protein MKKILLILSVFLVFVSVYSFKTIHENKINSEVNFYNGSLKEAVIKAKKEKKMIFLDIYATWCGPCKLLKKTTFKDPELSDYLNKKFISLEINGEEGEGKEIVQKYQLKGYPSLLFIDTNGNIVNKTLGYYDGKQLLEIVKEIK, from the coding sequence ATGAAAAAAATATTGTTAATTTTAAGTGTATTTCTTGTTTTTGTTTCGGTATATTCTTTTAAAACAATACATGAAAACAAGATCAACAGTGAGGTTAACTTTTATAATGGCTCATTAAAAGAAGCCGTGATAAAAGCTAAAAAAGAGAAGAAAATGATTTTTCTTGATATTTATGCAACTTGGTGCGGACCTTGTAAGCTTTTAAAAAAAACAACGTTCAAGGATCCTGAATTGAGCGATTATCTTAATAAAAAATTCATCAGCCTGGAAATAAATGGTGAAGAAGGTGAAGGCAAGGAAATTGTACAAAAATATCAGCTGAAAGGTTATCCTTCCTTACTTTTTATTGACACCAATGGAAATATTGTGAATAAAACTTTGGGATATTACGACGGAAAACAACTGTTGGAAATCGTGAAAGAAATAAAATAA